From a single Rhodococcus qingshengii JCM 15477 genomic region:
- a CDS encoding M23 family metallopeptidase, producing the protein MHHRSQFTASRFSNSAPDEVTTTYPTHSARRYTETKSSEISTDMFTRNSSSTSSDSDSHEFVESDVISTPTYATSAPTVDVESPVRRSGAHRLPTPPSALKGRAAVLAVAAGAVVAAGQAVVNDGSSSAADHSEVALANESSAIGTTAEPQAAQFAPATSTAATTEADAPQVLNVAAPTDLSQFSNLLAKGQRFSDERAAREAAARRPLFVLPAVGTFTSNFGTRWGTLHAGVDIAAPIGTPIVAVADGKVIDSGPASGFGMWVRLQHADGTITVYGHIDTSTVTVGQQVMAGDQIATVGNRGFSTGPHLHFEVHLAGENKIDPLPWLASRGISLGVEQD; encoded by the coding sequence ATGCATCACCGCAGCCAGTTCACCGCTAGTAGGTTCTCGAACTCAGCTCCAGACGAGGTCACGACCACTTATCCAACGCACTCGGCCAGGCGTTACACCGAGACCAAAAGTTCTGAGATCTCTACCGATATGTTCACTCGAAATTCATCCTCCACGTCGTCAGATTCCGACTCTCACGAGTTCGTCGAGTCCGACGTGATCAGCACCCCCACTTACGCCACCTCCGCACCGACAGTCGATGTCGAATCTCCGGTTCGCCGCAGCGGTGCTCACCGACTCCCCACCCCTCCCTCCGCTCTCAAGGGCCGCGCCGCCGTTCTGGCAGTTGCAGCCGGCGCGGTTGTCGCCGCGGGCCAGGCAGTTGTCAACGACGGTTCCTCTTCTGCCGCCGACCACTCGGAAGTTGCACTCGCCAACGAGTCCTCCGCGATCGGTACCACCGCAGAACCGCAGGCCGCTCAGTTCGCTCCGGCCACCTCCACGGCAGCCACCACCGAGGCCGACGCTCCGCAGGTCCTCAACGTCGCAGCGCCGACCGACCTCTCCCAGTTCAGCAACCTGCTTGCCAAGGGCCAGCGTTTCAGTGACGAGCGCGCAGCACGCGAAGCCGCTGCCCGTCGCCCGCTGTTCGTCCTGCCGGCAGTGGGCACGTTCACGTCCAACTTCGGCACCCGCTGGGGCACCCTGCACGCCGGCGTCGACATCGCCGCCCCGATCGGGACGCCCATCGTCGCCGTCGCCGACGGCAAGGTCATCGATTCAGGTCCGGCTTCCGGGTTCGGCATGTGGGTACGCCTACAGCACGCAGACGGAACGATCACCGTCTACGGCCACATCGACACGTCCACCGTCACGGTTGGTCAGCAGGTCATGGCCGGCGACCAGATCGCCACTGTCGGCAACCGCGGCTTCTCCACCGGCCCGCACCTTCACTTCGAGGTTCATCTCGCCGGCGAGAACAAGATCGATCCCCTCCCCTGGCTCGCCTCACGCGGCATCAGCCTCGGCGTCGAGCAGGACTGA
- the pcrA gene encoding DNA helicase PcrA: protein MNTYPALGEHDGHSQHDGGGARGHDAGSDALLEGLNPQQREAVVHAGSPLLIVAGAGSGKTAVLTRRIAYLLAERGVTPGQILAITFTNKAAAEMRERVAALVGPRANAMWVSTFHSSCVRILRAQAALLPGLNSNFSIYDSDDSRRLLTMISKDLELDTKRFSARLLATHISNLKNELVGPEEAVVAADQDPAELPRLIAKVYGHYQQRLRAANALDFDDLIGETVALLQAFPQIAEYYRRRFRHVLVDEYQDTNHAQYMLVRELVGGAGESDHAVAPAELCVVGDADQSIYAFRGATIRNIEEFERDYPDARTILLEQNYRSTQNILSAANSVISKNTGRREKRLWTDSGEGELIVGYVADNEHDEASFVASEIDRLVDQGETKFADIAVFYRTNNSSRALEEIFIRLGVPYKVVGGVRFYERKEVRDIVAYLRVLANEDDTVSLRRILNTPRRGIGDRAEACVAVHSEHRNISFAAALRDGAEGKVALLNTRSQKAIASFLEMMDGLRALLPTAAADEDEPFELGDIGEVAEAVLERTGYRAELAASSDPQDGARLDNLNELVSVAREFSSDARNAAGLIDPDDEETAAMREGEPDPGSLAAFLERVSLVADADQLPDSDDGVVTMMTLHTAKGLEFPVVFVTGWEDGQFPHMRALGDPAELSEERRLAYVGITRARQRLYLTRAIMRSAWGQPIQNPASRFIQEIPEDLINWRREDPGTGGGFGSGRPGYGSGSRYGSQGGQGYGGGQNYGGGSGKAASTPSFGAARGRNNVLVLATGDRVSHDKYGLGTVLETKGTGPTATVTIDFGSAGKVRLMLIGGVPMVKL, encoded by the coding sequence CTCGGTGAGCACGACGGACATTCCCAGCACGACGGGGGCGGCGCGCGGGGACACGACGCGGGTTCGGACGCCCTCCTCGAGGGTCTCAACCCGCAACAGCGCGAGGCCGTGGTCCATGCCGGTTCGCCGTTGCTGATAGTCGCGGGAGCCGGCTCGGGCAAGACTGCAGTGCTGACGCGTCGCATCGCCTATCTGTTGGCCGAACGGGGTGTCACCCCCGGTCAGATCCTGGCCATCACGTTCACCAACAAGGCTGCGGCCGAGATGCGCGAGCGTGTGGCAGCTCTTGTCGGACCGCGTGCCAACGCCATGTGGGTATCGACGTTCCACTCCAGTTGCGTGCGGATCCTGCGAGCACAGGCGGCGCTCCTACCCGGTTTGAACTCGAATTTCTCGATCTACGATTCCGACGATTCGCGTCGACTGCTGACGATGATCTCGAAGGACCTCGAGCTCGACACCAAACGATTCTCCGCGCGCCTTCTCGCCACTCACATCTCCAACCTGAAGAACGAACTCGTCGGACCGGAAGAGGCGGTTGTCGCAGCCGATCAGGATCCGGCCGAACTTCCGCGACTGATCGCCAAGGTCTACGGCCACTACCAACAGCGGCTGCGTGCGGCGAACGCACTCGACTTCGACGATCTCATCGGTGAGACCGTCGCGCTTCTTCAGGCGTTTCCACAGATCGCCGAGTACTACCGCCGCCGCTTCCGTCACGTGCTCGTCGACGAGTACCAGGACACCAACCACGCGCAATACATGCTTGTGCGTGAACTGGTCGGTGGAGCCGGCGAGTCCGACCACGCCGTTGCCCCGGCCGAACTGTGCGTCGTCGGTGACGCCGATCAATCGATCTACGCATTCCGCGGAGCCACTATCCGCAACATCGAAGAGTTCGAACGCGACTACCCGGATGCTCGGACCATCCTTCTCGAACAGAACTACCGTTCGACGCAGAACATTCTGTCTGCGGCCAACTCCGTGATTTCCAAGAACACCGGTCGACGAGAAAAGCGTCTGTGGACCGATTCGGGTGAAGGCGAACTGATCGTCGGCTACGTTGCAGACAACGAGCACGACGAAGCATCGTTTGTCGCCTCGGAGATCGATCGGCTGGTGGACCAGGGCGAGACCAAGTTCGCCGACATCGCGGTGTTCTACCGGACCAACAACTCCTCGCGCGCGCTCGAGGAGATCTTCATTCGACTCGGAGTGCCGTACAAGGTGGTCGGCGGCGTTCGCTTCTACGAGCGCAAGGAAGTTCGGGACATCGTCGCGTATCTGCGCGTCCTCGCCAACGAGGACGACACCGTGAGCCTGCGACGCATTCTCAACACGCCCCGACGCGGTATCGGTGATCGAGCCGAAGCCTGCGTCGCCGTGCACTCCGAGCATCGCAACATCAGCTTCGCCGCCGCTCTCCGTGACGGCGCGGAAGGCAAAGTGGCGCTGCTCAATACGCGGTCACAGAAGGCCATCGCGTCGTTCCTCGAGATGATGGACGGGCTGCGGGCCCTGCTACCGACAGCGGCCGCCGACGAGGACGAACCGTTCGAGCTCGGTGACATCGGTGAGGTTGCCGAGGCGGTGCTCGAGCGCACCGGCTACCGCGCCGAGCTTGCGGCGAGCAGCGATCCGCAGGATGGCGCGCGACTCGACAACTTGAACGAACTCGTCAGCGTGGCAAGGGAATTCAGTTCCGACGCGCGAAACGCGGCCGGGCTGATCGATCCGGACGACGAGGAAACCGCAGCAATGCGTGAAGGTGAACCCGATCCGGGTTCGCTTGCCGCCTTCCTCGAACGGGTATCGCTTGTCGCCGACGCCGATCAACTGCCGGACTCCGACGACGGCGTCGTGACCATGATGACGCTTCACACCGCTAAGGGCCTCGAGTTCCCGGTCGTCTTCGTCACCGGTTGGGAGGACGGGCAGTTCCCGCACATGCGCGCCCTCGGCGATCCGGCGGAGCTGTCCGAAGAGCGTCGACTTGCTTACGTCGGCATCACCCGTGCCAGGCAGCGCCTGTACCTGACGCGCGCGATCATGCGTTCGGCGTGGGGGCAACCGATCCAGAACCCGGCGTCGCGGTTCATCCAGGAGATCCCGGAGGACCTGATCAACTGGCGCCGTGAGGATCCGGGCACCGGTGGCGGATTCGGAAGCGGCAGGCCGGGTTACGGCAGCGGAAGCCGCTACGGCAGCCAGGGCGGCCAGGGATACGGCGGCGGGCAGAACTACGGGGGAGGGTCCGGCAAGGCCGCGTCGACTCCCAGTTTCGGTGCCGCGCGTGGCCGCAACAACGTTCTGGTCCTCGCCACGGGTGACCGCGTCAGTCACGACAAGTACGGTCTGGGCACCGTGTTGGAAACCAAGGGCACTGGCCCCACCGCGACGGTCACCATCGACTTCGGTAGCGCGGGCAAGGTGCGGTTGATGCTCATCGGCGGTGTGCCGATGGTCAAGCTGTAG